AATGGAGTGATTTCAAGTGAGTTAGAATTTCTCCATATGGGAATGAAAGCTTCAAGCTTTTGTTACTAACAACCATCCCGTCCCATTCAGACCTAAAGAAGGTGTCCTCTCTATTCCCCGCTGGTATTGTGGAAACTGTCATTATGGCCCACAATCCTTACAATTGACTAAATGAAGGGggaaaattctaattaaaaaaatagcagcAAAGACAagttatattttacttattctttgcCAACAGTCACTGAAAATAAGGTGCTAATCTAGGGTTAGGGTGTATAGCTTGTAGTGAATTACCATACTTTGTCCTGAAGACCATGGGGCAAGGGTGATTTGCAAGCAGTATGGCCGATCTTTTTGCTGTCAACAGATCTTCCCTTCAGACTTCAGTTGTTTGCTGTGTAGAATGATCAGGTGCTGCTTATTACCTCCTTTCCCCACAATCAGTTCTTCCCccttagaaatgaagaaaagtatttcattatatggttCCTGGACCTCAAAGTTAAGAGCAGTGACTTCGAGTTACCCAGCCCTGGGTTGAGTTCTAGTTCTGTTCTTCTAGTTAGAGATCTAGAACGTTACCACAGTTTGCTCATACGTAGAATGGGAATTGTGATAGCACCTAATGcgtgtaaatatttaaaaaataatatatattcttagCACATAAACTTTCTAATGTTTCTTATTAAAATGTTGGGGAATTGGAATTTTCTCTATGGTGCATTTATTTAATCACCCGAATCACCCAATCACCCTGAGATTTGAACCTAGAGAAACAAGACTTGATTTTTCCTTGGGCTTAATTTGTATGTTTGTGAATTCAAAGAGAACGTACTCCTTCCTTGAAAGATGAAGAAACGGAAAGGTACGCTGCCCTCTGGCCAGCATGTGGCGCTCTTTAAGCTGTTGCTGTCCTTGGCAGTGAACTGTCAGGTAACCTGTCTACTGGGTTCTACATAGTTTATGGGCTGGCTTTTAATGACCCAATTTCACATACATGATAAAGACAGGCTTATGGAGTATTTTGTATCTGGACCGTGGCTTCTATTGAGTTGAaaatttttcatgttcttttttaagGGAAAGCTAAATCAATTATACTTGATTACTTTCTTCATAGATATGTAGAAAAGGtagctctctttaaaaaaaaaaaagagataaaggcaCTTAGTAAAAGGAAACATCAAAACAGGAGAACAAAGTTAAATGGTAAATGTATACATGGAACTGGTTACAAAAGTCAACAAATCATTTCACTTGTATCATTGCCTTTGTGATAGGCTTTTCTTACGCATCATCACCTAATAGTGAATGTTCCATCTGATGTAGTTTTAAAAGCATCATTTTTTAAGCcctaaaattctttaaattttaacaagcttttaaatgttaaataattaggTATACTTCAAGTTAAATTTGAACAGAAATATAGCCTTATAAGTGCCTTAATGTCTATTTAGTTCATATTAATTgatatattttcatgaaatatattttcttgctaACAAAGACCAGAGAAAATGGTGCATTTAATAACTTCTATTCCACattacaaaatatatgaaaagctaAAGCTTTGAGAACCAACCGAGCATTACCTACataatagaattttcttttatatatggaAAAAGGAACTGATACTAATACAAGGAAGAAGGATTATGTATTTTTGCCTGAATTATCAGGATAATTAAGTCAATCCTTTACTGCTCTTTGCTATAGAAGATAATGCAAAAAGTGACCAAACTACTTTAATAATTCCAAAACTCTGATGGTTATGTAAGAGTTAGAAAAGACTCAATTGCCCATTCAACCATAGCAGAAGATTCATCGAGTTACGGTGTTGGCCCATGAGATCTGCCATGTATATTGAGGACATGTCTTAGACATAATACAATTATAAGGGTCAACTAAAATTTTCCTACTAACTTTAGAGAAATACATTATcaagttattttttcttgatcAAATTAGTAGAAACCAGACTTGTTCccagaaatgaatggaaaataacaaatacatCCACTGGCACCTTCATTCTCTTGAACCCTTCACAAGCTAGCTGAGCAGAACAACACAAAGCCAACAAAGAAATAAGGGAGAACAACAGGGTTCATTTAAGCAAGGGCTTGGACTCCTGAATTTGATATCCTGGACTCCTATCAACTTAGAAACTATGAGCTTGGCATTGTGTCCTTAAAGCATTTCTACACTTAGGATATTAGAGAAGGAGCCTGGAGGGCTGAGACAGTCTGTAACTATATCAGGAGCACTGGTCCTTCTGATACTTCTAGAAGGTTTTTTGCCCAACTAGACATGACATCCTGTGGGGAGACCCAGAGATGCTGCACGGTCCAGAACTGCAAGGATTTTGACTCCCGTGATAAAAGTCTAAATTATTGAAATGTCTCTCTAAAACAAAGAAGGTCTTCAGCAGGGCAGTGAAGACTAAAAGAACCTGCTATTAATTATATTGATATAGAAGAGTCTTGTTTTTTACTCAATGCTCACCCTAATCAGAACATGGATATTTTATACCCTCAATGGTTACAGAAACAAAGATGTAGACTCTAGGTAGACTTTAGAATGCTTCATGCTGCTGATGTACCCAGAGCACTTCTTTGATGTGATACCATAGTCTGCCAGTTATATAAGTTTAGGGGTAGTAAATGGAGAAACAAGTGTGCATTTAGTGAGATGGACAAACAGAACAGGTAATGTCATTCTAAaaacttaaagtttttttttaaatcatagattCAAcacattaagatatttttatttttataaaggaatgaGTTATAGCTTAAATTACTAGAAAAAGttggttatatttttaagaacagaATTCTGGGAAAATCCCCTTAAATGTCATTCAATCATTGTTTTACTATAACAGTAATAAAAACCAACTGCTTCTTTAATAGGTGCATCTACTCATCTTGCTAGAAATTTCCAATTATGATTTTCCCAgtagcaaatgaaaacaaaattaatggcAGCTGCATCCCCCAAAGCCTAAACTGTATTACTAATGAACTCTCAAAGAAAACTCTCAATGCAAAAAATAATCAGGTGAAAATTACTGTAATAATCCAAatgtagaaataaaggaaagaattacTGAAATGCAGAGGACTGCTTTTTCGCCATGATCCCATTAACCGTTAAAATAGCCTGTGCACAGTGGTACTTTGACGTTACTAAAATCCTTGAACTACACAAAATCCATGTATACTTTAAAACTGTATTCCGTAATTAAAGTTGGCTGATATTGGACAGAAATTAGTCAATATTTCATAACCACACCATGCTCTGGCTCAGCTTTAACAAGTTAGTTTGTTTTAATGAAAGGGCTTGGTTGCATTGCAGTGGGAAATTGTGATCACATATGTGGTGATCTGAATACAGAGTAAATCTCAGGCACCCATGGTTTGCATTACTGCAACAAGGTCTGTGATCCTTTGTCTTCACTGAAGAAGCTTTATAGCTCTTCCAGATACTAAAATTTTAATCCTTGAGGCCATGCCAGTAGGCAGATTTACCTAGATGGGCTGGGATAGGAAATAGTGATTTAGTAGGAGCTAGTCTTAATTACTATTGACAAAATGCCTTAATTTGAGTTTGTAAGAAGCTAGAAGACTTGAATATaatacagaaagcaaaatggCTGTATTCTAGTTGCTGTTCATTCCTAACACAGTGCATAAAATCCAAGAGCAAAAATTCTGGAGTCTGAGAGACACGGGTTCAGCTACAAACCCTCCATCTTCTGGACAATTTACATTAACATCTAATgacctccatttccttatctgtgaaatggggattatAAATAAGCCCCTGACAGAGTTGTCATGACAATTTAATGATAGAATATGTGTGCGGTCTCTGGAATTCCTGGAATTATATAATAGACATCCAATGACGTTTCCTCCTCCCTTACCCATGTGtgcatcttctatttctttcatgcTTTAAGTGCtgagacaaaaattaaaattggatAAGCAGCCTATGATCTAAAAAGGCAATGTGCTATCTTGAAACATATATGGCAAGAGTCATAGTACTAAGTAatgattaataattaatatttactgaagacTTAAAttttgtgccagacactatgTTAAGTGCatatctgcttcttttttttttttttcatttaatttttagaacaCTTGTATGACTTAGGCAACATCATCATCCTcctcatccccattttgcagatgaaatacTGAGGCTTAGAGACATTAACTCCTTGTCCAAGTACAAGTCTCACAGTAATCTTGGTCTGCtaactcctttttttctttttaagttcttatttatttgacagagagagatagccagtgagagagggaacgcaagcagggggagtgggagaggaagaagcaggctcctagcagaggagcctgatgcggggctcgatcccagaacgccgggatcacgccctgagccgaaggcagacgcttaacgactgagccacccaggtgccccggtctGCTAACTCCTAATTCAGTGTTTTCGTCATTACTAGTGTTTTGACTGGTTGGAATCAGTGGGGAACAGAAGGGAGACAGTAGCATCCCTGGCTCAGGTTAAAGGGATGATGGTTCATTCAGGTTAAAAGCAGCTCTGCACCTGTACCGTCCAGTCTGGCAGTGCTAGCGGCAGGCGGCGATTAAGAACTTCAAATGTGGCAAGTACCACATGTTGAagtaataatattttggatacattgggttaaataaaatatattattaaaattaatttcactttttaccttttttttttttttacctaaggAGTGGAAACCTTAAAATTGCATATGTGACTCATATCACATTTTTATTAGCACTGCTCTCGAACTGGAACCTCTGGGTTTGTTCTGGCTCGATCCCCTACCAGCTGTGTGGATGGCAAACtccttaccctctctgtgcctttcatctgtgaaatggggataagagCAGCACCCGCCTCACAGGGCCATTgtgaaaaagaaacaatctgaTAGACGTAAGACGCTCAGGATGCCACCTACACATAACAAGCTCTCCCTAAGtgcataaaaagggaaaatcagcAAGACTGTGGTCTTTGTGGTCTGCTTGATTAGAGAGTCCAAGAAAGAAGAGGAGTCCAGGGTAAGTTCAAAGTGTGAGATTGGACAACTAATATGATTATTCATAATtccataagaaatgtgaaaaaagacAGAACTGGAGGTAATTTGCTGAAGCACTATTTGTAACAGCAAGCGATGATAAACCACCTAAATGTGCAACAGAAGCAGGCTGGTCCCATCCATCGAACGGATGCTTACGGCACCTGCTAAATGCAGGGAGGTTTTGTGGACCGATGTGGAACTGTCTTCATGTATACttttaaatggaaaagcaaaGTGCAGAACAGTACATATGGTATATtagtatttgttaaaaagaaagtaaagaaagtaaagaatGAATCTATATATTTGCTTGAGTATACACAGAATATCTCTAGAAAAAGCGGCAGGGACATTCTTGCCACTGGAAGGAGAAGTGGATGGTTGGGACGTGGTGATGGGAGAGACTGACTTTGCTTTGTATCCTTCTGTGCCTTTTGAATTTGGAATCACATGGatgtaatatatgcatataaatgatgaaaatttcaaataaatttgttCAAAATTGGGAAGCATGAAGGGCAAGTTAGTTGCTTGAAATAAGAGTACTTAGGGAATGGAGGTCCTGGACTGGCTCCCAGTAGGAACGTTGGGCTCGAGTTTTGGTTTTCAGGCCAAATATCCATTGAATTAATTACCTTTCTCTCttctaatttttagaaaaggcaaataaatagtattaaatCACTGCTTTTATGCACCAGTTAATAAAATTCAGCTGCCTCTTATTAGAATCATGTGAACATTTCTAAGGGAGACCAGCCCTGTCTTTCTTGTCTGCTATCATGTTATCAGGCTggtgaaagagagaagaggaaaagacaccaTTCCTATGCTTGGAAACCACTTTCTAGTTATGGAAGTAAATTTGTAAGCTCATGATTAAATCATACAGTGGGGCCTATAATAGAGGGAAAAACTGGGGGAACTAGTTCTGCCTGGTGGGAAGGGCTGGCCAAAGGGATGTCAGAAAGGGAGGTAAGTTTGGCACCAGGTCTTGAAAGATCAATGGAAATGTGTATTTCAGACAGGGAGAGgctcagagggaaggaggaaggtgtGCAGGTGTGATCCAAAGGGCGGCATGTCTCCCGGGGCCAGTGAGCACTGTGTATGGTTGGGAGTAGAGAGGCCAAAGTCAGATTTGAGGATATGCCAGGACCATTAACAGCTCTCTCACACATTGTGGCTATTTTCTGTGTCCCTCAGATGATGGGTGAAAGTGTTCATATGTGAATGGAGTTGTTTAGCAAATGTAAGTTTGCAGAGAGTGGCATTGACTCAGGAGACAGCCTGGACCCAGGGATGGCAGGATATGGGAAGGTGGGCCACAGTTAGCATCTTGTCCCTATTCCAAGTTACCAAATAaacaagaagggggaaaaaaaaaccacattgtgATACTTGAggtattaatttaaatttttcttctttgcctcaGTGTTCTGTCTGCACTCACTAATCCTACATACTCTTGGCATAAACATCCTTTCCCTGGGGAAGGCTCCTTCAGCCCCCCGACTCCCAACAGCATCTGGTGTAGCTCCAGTCATAGCTGTCACCACACTTCATCATAATTACGGGGTCAGCTGTCTGTTCTCTGCCACACTGGATACTTCTGTGATAGGGACTCACTTGATAATGTTCGTCCCTAGCCCCTACTGCCTACCTactgcagtgcctggcacaaaccGGGTGCTCCATAATTtcttgaatggatgaataaatgaatcatgaCTTCAGATAGGTAGAATCTCTGTATTTTAGCAGGAGAactcagaatattttcatttgttccaagATAATAACTATCCTTCCCCCCTCCATACgtgtgatacatttttaaaaaagaaaaatacaattaggAAATCAAATGTTggtttttatgattattttctaattattatagGTACCACTCAgtaattctaatatatttttaagcaaaaaaaaacctaacgccatgttttaaaaagacctttgtaaatagtaaaatcaattgcctggctttttattttgaaataaacgCCAAATTGCTTATCTTAGAATTGAAGAGCCCTTAAAATTTGGCCCCCTTTTCTCAGTCGTCCTTATTTCCGGTGCCGTCTACATGGAAAGCCTAGATGATACACCATTGAGGCCTGTTTCCTGTCTCCCAGCGTACTTGTGTCACCATGCCACTCATGGGGGACACTGTCAGGAAACGATCTCCATCATCACTGCTTCCCAGTGTTCAGGATCGTGGTCTTCCTAGGAGCCTGAGTGCAAGTTTGCCCTTCATGACATTTTTCTTGGTTGGTGTAGACATTTTTGAAGTTTGCCTCAGCCGTGCATTGGTCCAAATGTCTCCTCTGGGGGAGGAAACTTGCCTGATGGAGACAGGCCAGCATCCAGATTTTCCCCCATGGTCATCTGTTCCTCTGGTTCTCAGaagtctctttctcccccttcacACTCAGCATACAGGCCGCACAACACAGTTCCTGATTCCACACCGCCTCATTCTTTGGTTGTGTTGTACGTTCAGTCTTACATGTGTGACAAGGTGATAAAGTCTTTAAGAGCAGAAGCTGTGTGACATGTtgctcccccccatccccaccagcGTTAGGACGCTATGTGTGTGTGACGGTAGAAGCCAGGTGGTAGACACTTCCTAACACAACTATGAGGTGCACGCCATGCCCAAGACACACTTCCTTCCGCTTGACTGTCAGACCCTGAAGGTCTGACACACAGGATCGCACAGTGACTTAAATCCAGACAgcttaaataatgaaagaaatgtgtTTCTAGTGGGCGCCTCCACATCGCCACTTTGGGTGgcttttctctgactgactgactgactgactgactcaTTTTGTTGACTGAATGTGGCAGGGATTTTATCTAGGCTCAGAGACAGGAATGAAATAACATGATGGTACACATTTGGGATGTTTACAGtcggttttaaaaaaattattattctccCAGTCTTCTCACCAttcagctttttttgttttccctcctgTTAGGAGTCCGTGCTGCGGGTCTCTTTCTCAGTCCTTTTGAGTTTGGCCTAACCCAAGACGGAGGTTATGAAGTCTATCCTAGATGGCCTTGCCGACACCACCTTCCGCACCATCACAACAGACCTCCTCTACGTGGGCTCCAATGACATTCAATACGAAGATATCAAAGGTGACATGGCATCCAAATTAGGGTACTTCCCACAGAAATTTCCTTTAACTTCCTTTCGGGGAAGCCCCTTCCAAGAAAAGATGACTGCCGGAGACAACGCCCAGTTGGTCCCTGCAGACCAGGTGAACATTACCGAATTCTACAACAAGTCCCTTTCTTCCTACAAGGAGAACGAGGAGAACATCCAGTGTGGCGAGAACTTCATGGACATGGAGTGCTTCATGATTCTGAACCCCAGCCAGCAGCTGGCCATCGCCGTGCTGTCCCTCACGCTGGGCACCTTCACGGTTCTGGAGAACCTGCTGGTGCTGTGCGTCATCCTGCACTCGCGCAGCCTCCGCTGCCGGCCCTCTTACCACTTCATCGGCAGCCTGGCCGTGGCCGACCTCCTGGGGAGCGTCATCTTTGTCTACAGCTTTGTGGACTTCCACGTGTTCCACCGCAAAGACAGCCCCAACGTGTTTCTCTTCAAACTGGGCGGGGTCACTGCCTCCTTCACGGCCTCCGTAGGCAGCCTGTTCCTCACAGCCATCGACAGGTACATATCTATTCACAGGCCCCTGGCTTATAAGAGGATCGTCACCAGGCCCAAGGCCGTGGTGGCCTTCTGCCTCATGTGGACCATCGCCATCGTGATTGCCGTGCTGCCCCTGCTGGGCTGGAACTGCAAGAAGCTGCAGTCCGTTTGCTCGGACATTTTCCCGCTCATTGACGAGACCTACCTGATGTTCTGGATCGGGGTCACCAGCGTGCTGCTGCTGTTCATCGTGTACGCGTACATGTATATCCTCTGGAAGGCCCACAGCCACGCGGTGCGCATGATCCAGCGCGGCACGCAGAAGAGCATCATCGTCCACACGTCGGAGGACGGCAAGGTGCAGGTGACGCGGCCCGACCAGGCGCGCATGGACATTCGGCTGGCCAAGACCCTGGTTCTGATCCTTGTGGTTTTAATCATCTGCTGGGGCCCTCTGCTTGCGATTATGGTGTACGACGTCTTTGGGAAGATGAACAAGCTCGTTAAGACGGTGTTCGCGTTCTGCAGCATGCTCTGCCTGCTGAATTCCACCGTGAACCCCATCATCTACGCTCTGCGGAGCAAGGACCTGAGGCACGCTTTCCGGAGTATGTTCCCCTCGTGCGAAGGCACCGCACAGCCTCTTGACAACAGCATGGGGGACTCGGACTGCCTGCACAAACACGCCAACAACGCAGCCAGCGTTCACAGGGCCGCGGAGAGCTGCATCAAGAGCACGGTCAAGATCGCCAAGGTGACCATGTCTGTGTCCACAGACACGTCTGCCGAGGCTCTGTGAGCCTGACGCCTTCCTGGCGGCATgggaaaagaaattctttttttttttttaagcttaaaatcTAGAAGAGTCTGTCGTCTCATcggttatatttttttaagttgaccaTGCTCAGTGAAAGGTGATCCTCACCAGGATCGGTTATCAGTTCTTCAGCATTTCGATAGTGTAGGTACTGAAACTGAGTTCTTCAGGGGTTGACAGTGAAGAAAGCCTGCTGCTGATGTGACTGAAGCTTCTTCAGAGTCTCAGCGAAATAGGAGAGACACCTGCGGCTACACGGTCTCAAGTCTAAGGACCCGTAGGAAAACACCATCTAATGAGTAATGCCTTTGTAACCACAACTCTCATTATAATGTGAAATGTATTTGTCCATAAGTATCAGAGATGTCCGTTTTTACAAGTTGCAGTCCTAAAGTAGAGCTCTTTTGTAAACTGTATCGTGTCGTGTGAGACGTGTTTCAGTGTTAACTGTGTGTTATTTATATTTGTCTAGTACAGCCAAACTGAAAGGGAGGCTTTCATGAGAACAATGGGACACAGCAGCGGATAAACACCAGTGagaccacttttttaaaaatttattgccCGTGACTTTAGAAACCTTAgtatttttcccattctctttAAATTTGACATTGAGATAAccataaaggtttatttttctgttaacacAACAAGAAGAATTTGAAGACTGATATTTCAGAGTATTGAGCAGAATTCAttgacacttaaaaatttgttagcCCTGCATTTTCATACATGGACATTTATTATCTTCTGGACTGTGGCTGTTCTGTTGGGTGATGGATTACAATCAGAATGGAAGAGAGAAGGCATATTGACTTTTCCGGCTGACATCTCTGACTTTCTTTAGTCTTTAGCTATTACTAGACCTCTTAAGACAGCATGTGTCAATCTTAATGTATGTTGTTATCACTGTGCAATTGCTGTTTACTTGAAGAGTACTGCATTCTTATATTCCAGGTTTCAGTAGATTTCATGCCTGGGTGGCCAAATGagtcttcattttttcttaattgaaaagAAGTATTGTCTGGATCAGTAAAATTATACTGTGCGTGAGTGtgaatataaatgtgtgtgtgtgtgtgtttctatccTGTAACTGTTACAGTCGTGTCATAAAGTGAGAAAACCGTGACCAAGTGTAAATCGTACCAGTTGCTGCACACTTGCACATGAATTCAGTTTCTAAAATTGAGTTCTTCCAGAAAGGtcattaataaaaatactgaccataaacattctgaaaattcctccccacccccctgagGGATTGGGTCCAGTACTACTAAAGTGACCTTTAGATATTTCATAAGACCTGTGTCTAGCAAGGAATGATCAATGACGAACAAGTGAAGGTCTGTATTTGCCATGTCAGTGCTGGGAAACGAGCGTCTTGGCTTCGGAGCAGCTAAGGTAGACCAAGTCCACGGGCAGGTATATCATCAAAAGGGATGTGGCTCCAAAAAGCCCCATGGTAACTAACAATTGTCGGTTGAACGGGTAGCGGTGTGATCCTGTTTAAGCAGCACTGGACCCCACTTGCTGAAGGAGGGCTACCCGGTCTGGTCCATGTGGCTAAGGAGGCCGGGCGGACAGCAGGTGACACAGAAAAAGGTACTGAAGAGCCGACACACTTGTGACTGAGGCCTGGGGGACACATGACTGCTTCTGTGCTTCCCCCAGATGCCCTCGGTGACAACCCAGGACCCGGCTTTGACTGGGTGGGTTTGGGCTAAGGAATAGgcctctcctcctttcttggTATTAAGATGAGCGtggctttctttcttcttatgcCCCAGCCTCATACTCCTCAATGGTGCGATGCGTGCTCAGAATTAGGCCTTTTTCCCAGTAAGCATTAATATTGCTTTAGAAGCCACTTGACCCTGACAAATTTTACTTACAAATAGTCTTCTCATACAGATGAAGCATGGCTcctccaggacccagagacccaCACAGCATGAGTTAGAGTGGAGAGCTAGCATTTATCGGGTGACTTCTAGCAATCTAGATGGACGAGCAGCCTTCCGGGGCAATGTCCTCTTGTGCAGTGTATCGTCTGCAGCTGAATGTGGCCTGTGGGCAAGCTGGGGTAGATTTAACTGTCTGTATAGACAGCTCAAATCTGCCTGCTGGTTGCCTCACTTTATCTGTCTGTAATATGCAGGGGAGGGCTCAGGATGCTGGAGGGTGAATAAGATCTctttagaagaaagagaaaagatcatTTACAAAAACTCACCAAGGTCTGGTTCCCCTGAGGAATTGCCACTCTTTTGTCCCGCATTATCCTGAATACCAACCCACGTGTCTCGGAGCTCACCAGGCAGAACCAACTCTCTCCTCACAGCTACTGAAGACCTGGGGAAGATGAAATTCTTGTTATTGGTAGAAAAATTCCAGGATTCATTTTTGAAACTGTATCTGTGTGTATGCGATGTAGATTTTATAGTGTGTTGTGCTTTCCAGATCTAAATCATATATAATGAATTAAGGGACAATGGGGCTGACAGCACTAAACTTGGTGCTTATTGATATTCTAAGAAATATCTGTGAAATACCATCACATGTGTTACACTAccttcattttaaaacacttcAATTAGTTTGATTCACTTTGATGCTTTTAATATCATTTCCTAACCCAAGAGACTCAAAAGTTCTCCCTAATGAGTATACTTATTAGAATTACCACTCATTAGTATCATTCATTACCTAGTCCCTTAATTAGGCCCATtaacttaaatataatttaaatttccatAAGTTGTATAAGGTCTGACTTCAGACTTACCTATGTTCCTCTGAAGGTAACATATTTGTCCCGACCATGCATTTCATCATCACGTCTGTCTTCAGAAAGGGCCAAATTCCTAACCTGTTCAATTTTTTCAGAGTAATGATGAATCTTTTAGCCCTACACGAATAGTTTCATTTAGACAAGGAGGGCTGTTTCCAAGAACCTCTAATTATCCATTGCATATGAGATTTATGGAAAAGAAACCTGGACCTGGGAGAAGCTGCAGACATATGCCTACACTTGAGATGACTCCCAAGCCTTCCCACCACGTTGAGTCAAGTCTATCCAGCATGACGTGTCAAGGAATTTTGGCTGCCTAAACCCACGTTGCAGGAAGTAGGCCCAACCACCAGATGAGAATTAGGCCCTGGATGAGTAGCACTCTAGTTACTGTCCTGTTGACTCATTTCTGCcattccccatctgtaaaagagACCACCAATATCATGCACAAAATTAGATTTCTCGCAATCTAACTGTATATttgtatgatattttaaaatctcctaAATGCTGGGCAATGGCTATTCACAATTGTCTTGCATTGGCCTTCTGATGAAATGTTAACAATGCCTATTGTAATATAGACAAAACATTTTATCTACTGATTTGGGCTGAATGTATataaataggttttaaaaaaacatcagaTGTTTAAGCAGTGGCCTACAAATCAGTAATTTTCAGAGAGAAGAGTTTCTTCACATTGCTGTGGCATCCTAAAACCTATCTTCACGTGAACTTAGTGTGCTAGGCTTGCTGGGGAAAAGAGTCCCCAAGAACGGAAACCTTTTCTTGTGATAGTATGAATCAAGATACCGGATTATCTGGATTCTTCTTTCCAATGTTTCAACTGGGAGACATAACTCTTTATTGTCTGTATATCTAACATTATTCCTTTTCCTCTTAGAAGAGTATCGTATCGTTAGATGTTTGTTGAGCTGGTCACACCCTTGCAACCGCTGCAATATCTTCGTTAGTGATCTGTATA
The DNA window shown above is from Ursus arctos isolate Adak ecotype North America unplaced genomic scaffold, UrsArc2.0 scaffold_13, whole genome shotgun sequence and carries:
- the CNR1 gene encoding cannabinoid receptor 1 translates to MKSILDGLADTTFRTITTDLLYVGSNDIQYEDIKGDMASKLGYFPQKFPLTSFRGSPFQEKMTAGDNAQLVPADQVNITEFYNKSLSSYKENEENIQCGENFMDMECFMILNPSQQLAIAVLSLTLGTFTVLENLLVLCVILHSRSLRCRPSYHFIGSLAVADLLGSVIFVYSFVDFHVFHRKDSPNVFLFKLGGVTASFTASVGSLFLTAIDRYISIHRPLAYKRIVTRPKAVVAFCLMWTIAIVIAVLPLLGWNCKKLQSVCSDIFPLIDETYLMFWIGVTSVLLLFIVYAYMYILWKAHSHAVRMIQRGTQKSIIVHTSEDGKVQVTRPDQARMDIRLAKTLVLILVVLIICWGPLLAIMVYDVFGKMNKLVKTVFAFCSMLCLLNSTVNPIIYALRSKDLRHAFRSMFPSCEGTAQPLDNSMGDSDCLHKHANNAASVHRAAESCIKSTVKIAKVTMSVSTDTSAEAL